The window GCTGCCGGTTTTGTCAGGCCGGGGTTCTTTACCGGCCGGTAAGGGAGAAGAAACCTGAGACCCTGATGGGGCAGGTAGAAAAGATGATTCGCAGTACCGGCCATGATGAGATCTCCCTTACGTCCCTGAGTACAGCCGATTACACCGGGGTGGCGCCGCTGGTTAAAAACCTCCTGGATGCCTATGGCGAGCAGGGAGTTAATGTATCTCTGCCTTCCTTGAGATTAGACGCTTTTTCCATTGATCTGGCCAAAGAGGTGCAAAAGGTACGCAAAAGCGGTTTAACCTTTGCTCCCGAAGCGGGTACCCAACGCCTCCGGGATGTCATTAACAAAAATGTAACTGAACAGAACTTGATTGATGCGGTCACCTCTGCCTTTCAAAACGGTTGGTCTTCGGTTAAGCTGTATTTTATGATTGGTTTGCCTACGGAAACCTACGAAGATCTGGACGGGATTGCCGCCATGGCCCGTAAGGTGGTTGAGATTGGCTACCAGTGCGGCGTTCCCAGAGGGCGTCTGAAGGTGACCGTCAGTACCTCCTCTTTTGTCGCCAAATCCCACACAGCCTTTCAGTGGGAGCCTCAGGATACCCTGAAGGAACTGCGGGATAAGCAGAGATATTTAAAGGAAAAATTAAAGGATAAACGAATCTCTTACAACTGGCACGATCCCGAAACCAGTTTTCTGGAAGCGGTCTTTGCCAAAGGAGACCGCCGCCTGGGAGCGGTACTGGAAACCGCCTGGGCCAAAGGGGCCCGTTTTGACGGCTGGTCTGAACAGTTTCGCTATCCTCTCTGGCTGGAAGCTTTTGAACAGGAAAATTTGGATCCCCAATGGTACGCCTACCGGGAAATCAGCTATGAGGAGGTTTTACCCTGGGATCATATCGAGGCCGGGGTTAGCAAAAAGTTCTTAATCCGGGAACATAAAAAAGCTTTAGCACAGCAGCCCACCATCGATTGTCGC is drawn from Desulforamulus ruminis DSM 2154 and contains these coding sequences:
- a CDS encoding TIGR03960 family B12-binding radical SAM protein, coding for MHRLDKVLARVQKPSRYAGGEWNAIKKDWDQMDVKLAFAFPDVYEVGMSHLGLQILYHVVNSREDALLERVFAPWTDMEKELRQEKLLLFSLESQRPLIDFDIVGFTLQYEMSFSNILNMMDLAGLPVRSMHRDASMPLVIAGGPCAFNPEPLADFIDLFVIGEGEEVIHELLDTFKVLKAKGMARDEMLLQMARKIPGIYVPSLYRVNYQEDGKIDSVLPVKEGVPAKIEKRIVRDFDQVAFPTSPIVPSMGVVHDRIMLEVLRGCTRGCRFCQAGVLYRPVREKKPETLMGQVEKMIRSTGHDEISLTSLSTADYTGVAPLVKNLLDAYGEQGVNVSLPSLRLDAFSIDLAKEVQKVRKSGLTFAPEAGTQRLRDVINKNVTEQNLIDAVTSAFQNGWSSVKLYFMIGLPTETYEDLDGIAAMARKVVEIGYQCGVPRGRLKVTVSTSSFVAKSHTAFQWEPQDTLKELRDKQRYLKEKLKDKRISYNWHDPETSFLEAVFAKGDRRLGAVLETAWAKGARFDGWSEQFRYPLWLEAFEQENLDPQWYAYREISYEEVLPWDHIEAGVSKKFLIREHKKALAQQPTIDCRSGRCTGCGLCPALEIKPSILGGADIAPLQGEI